The DNA segment CAGCGGAGTTGATGGACTTGACCATATTAAAGCACTTTTGCCACAAATTGAAATGGGATTAAAGCAAAACGGGCTGGCTTTTTTGGAGATTGGTTTTCAGCAGGCCGAAGCTGTTGGACAGTTTCTCAAGACAGATGTCCACGGGCTTTGTCTGGTTGATGTCGTTCAAGACTTGGCTGGGCATGATCGGGTACTCAAGCTGCAGAAAAAATAATCTCAAAAAAACTACAAGTCATAAATTCTGTTGTTGTAAAAATACAAGATGTTGCGAGAATACAACACATGTCTAGATTTTTTTGCGACAAAAAAAGTATATAAATTCAAAGCATTACCTCTAATTATAGGAGTGGCATTAAAATTGCTATATGAATGTGGTTATCAATCGGAGGAATAATGCTACAGACTACCATACATAAATCAGTACGTTGCACAGGGATCGGTTTGCACAGTGGCAAACAAGTAGAATTAGTCCTTCGCCCAGCTGCTGAAGATACTGGAATCCTCTTTTCACTTCGTAATGATTCCGGTTCTACCTTTCTGACACCTGCTCCCTCGTTGGTTGTTGAAACCGGGCTGGCCACTGTCTTGGGTGACGGGCGGGAAACGGTTGCGACCGTTGAACATCTTCTTGCATCTGTCAGTGGTATGGGGATTGATAATATTCATATTGAAGTCACTGGCAAAGAACTTCCTATTATGGATGGGAGTGCTGCTTCATTTGTTTACCTGCTGAAACAAGCTGGCAAGCGACAGTTGGGTAAGCCTCGAAATGTCTTGGCTATCAAGAAGCCTGTTGATTTTGAGCAGGATGGTAAGTTTATCAAAGCGCGGCCGCATGACGGCTTTTGTGTGAATTATACGATTGAGTTTGCTCATCCGCTTATTGGAACTCAACAATTGGAATTTGATCTGACTCCAGAAAATTTTGTTGCTGAGATTGCCAAGGCCAGGACTTTTGGTTTTCTCAAGGAAGTAGATTATCTCCATGCAAATGGACTGGCCTTGGGTGGCTCTCTGGACAATGCGATTGTTCTCGATGAATATGGTGTACTCAACGCCGAGGGCTTGCGTTACAAGGATGAGTTTGTAAGACATAAGCTACTTGATTTTGTTGGTGATATGGCAATTCTTGGCGCGCCTCTTCAAGGGGCTTTTGAGGTCTTTGCTTCAGGACATGCGATGAATAATGCCTTTTTGCGTCACCTGGATAGCAATAGGAGTCTGTATCTTGAAGCGAAATCACTTGCTGCTCCTTCTTCCTCTGAAGATGCAGTTCATGAAGAGACGTTAGAACCAGCATTTGTCACTGTTTAATTTTTTTGTTGGAATTTGAATGTCCGCCTCAAGTGAGGGCATTTTTTTTAAAGGTTGATGAATGAATAGAATCCCCCAGAAACATTGGTTTCTGGGGGATTCTTGCTAGGATAATATTTTTTCATAATCTCTCCCGCCTTCATCGAAGGGGAGAAGAGAGCTTTTCAAGGATGTAGCCAGAGTCGTTGATAACAAAGCCACCTAACAATCCCGTCGTGAGCGATTTTCCCTAGTGTCTTTTCAGCATTTATAGAAATAGTCTCGACTTGAGTGGGATTTTCTATTTTCTAAACATGATTTCAGACAAAATTCCCCCATGAGAGTGCTTGGGGAGTGTGGAAATTCCAAGGCATTCACATGGCTTTGCAGAATATTGATGCAGTTGTTCTTGTAAAAAGTCTTTAAGGCTTTTGATTTTTCCAGGTCGTTGAAGCTTTGCCCTGTAGGCTGTTTTCTTTTGTTTTGAAAGAAACTCCAGACGGACCATGCCGACTCTTTCATGATCAAATTCTATTATTGATTCAATGAGTTTGGTAGAGTCCTTGCCTCGTTTTAGCACTCCCAGGTGTCTCTTTCCTAAGGGAACACACCATGGTATATAGAAGAGTTGAATTGAAAGATTTTCTGAGATTGTTTTACCAATGTAATTCATGCACAGAATTGTATCGAGATAGTTTGCAAGAAGACGTTTGTGGTCTATGAGTTGTGTTAGGAATTGTCCTTTCCGTTCATGGGGAGGAATGTGACATAAGGAGTGTGCAGAAGCTCGAAAGGTGGACTCGAAGAGAGATCTAGCTGCTTCAAAATCTCTTGCGTGTGAGAGAATTCCAGTCTCGTTCTGGGTCGCATACCCTATCTCTTTGAGAATGATATCAGGATTCAGTTGGACAACGAGAAAGATGAGTTGTGTCCCTATGGAAGGTTTTGATCTGAGTTGGGCCAAAAGTCTATGCCCTTCGATATCGACCCATGCCATATCCTCGGAAATCCATTCGATAATGGTTCCGCGTATTTTTTGTCCTGGTTTTCTTCCCTGTTTGAAAGAATCAGATCTATTGCCCCCGCTCCCAAAGCCGAAAAATCCTGAACCAGAGTTTCGAATACGCATATTTTATGCCTGGTCTATAATCAGTTCAACTTCTTCAAGACTCAGGCCTGTAGACTGAGCCATTTTGCTGGCAGGTTTACCAGCACGATGTCCATTCAAAATGATTTCACGCATGAATTGTGGCGATTTGCAGTAGTCGTTTGCGAGGTCGACAAGTTTTTTGAGTTCTTTACTTCTTTTTTCAACGTCTTCATTGAGTTGAACCAGTTCCCGTTGGCGCTGTTCAAATGTTGCAACAAGCTCATTTTCCAATTGGGTATTGAACTGAAGTCGCTTTATAAATTCTTCCTGTTTAGCCTGAAGGGCAGAAAGAAGGGTTTCCGATTTTCGTAAGCGAAGAAAGAACAAGACAACAATACTCAGCAGAACAATTTCACTGAGAGTAAAAAGGATAAGAAGTATATCGGACATATGAGGCTCGTCTGTTACGTGTTTGATTACACTAGTGGCAAGGGATGAGAGTTCAACTCTTTATCATTTCGAGAAAGAAAACTCACATTGTTAAATCTTAACGTCAACGATGTTCCCTGACCATGGAGAATGATTTGACGTTTCCGTTTCGAGCTGCTCATCTGTGTCTTCTTGTTGAGGATGTCTTTCTGAGAGTGTTTGTTGGTTCGCCCCTCTTCCATCCTGATCAACTTGGGAAAGGCGTTGCTTTTTGTCAACCTGTTGAACTTTGCCTTGTTTTTTCTTGAGCTGCTCTTGAAGGAGGGGACCAAAAATTTGTTTTTCAATTTCTGGTTTGGCTTTTTCGGCGTGCGCAAGCCTCGCAACATAAGGAAGTTGTGAAATCAGGATCGGAAGATCAAGTGGAGTAGAACTCATAATCTACCTCACGAGGTATTGTTCAAATAGAAGGGTATCAAACTGACCAAAGCCCATGTATTGGTTGATGATGGCCAAAAGTTCCTTCTTGAGTTTATCGCTATTATTCTTATCGGACAAGAACTGTAAATCCTTATTTTTCAAGTAGTAGAACAGTGCGTTACGGACAGTGTATGTCTCTTGTTTAAACTGCCTTGCCAATCCGTCTTCCAATGTGCTGACGACTATCCTTACTTCAAGAAAACGTATCGTATTGTCTTTGTCTCTTTGTTCGATAAGAAACGGATCAAGGCGAATGAGAATTTCTGGAGTTTCTTCCACAACTTCTTCAGGGATGATTTCCTGTTGAACAGGTTCTTCCACTTGGGGGGGAGGGGGCGGTGGTGATTCTGTTTCTTCTGGCGAACGGAAAAGGAGGATTATTATTACAACTATTAGGAGGAGGATGATCCCACCAAATGCGAGAACCATTTTATTCTTCAAAAGGGATTTGAAATCAAATCCGCTTTTCTTTTTTTCTTCGAGAAGAGGAGTTTCCTCTTCGCTGAAGGCTAACTCATCCTCTTCTTCCTCTTCATCTTCCAGGAAGGGAGCATCGTCCAAGTCGAGATCGACTTTTTGCGTGGCTTTGCTTGCTTCTCCATCATCCAATTGCGCTTTTGGCTGCCCGGAATCATCAGAAGTTCCAAAAACTTCTTCAGCTAAATCTTCTGAGTCATCCGGGACTAGCAGGACCATGTTTATTGCCTGACAGGCTGATGTTAAGCGAAGATTTTATCGATCTTCTGGCCCAGAGTCTCAGGAGTAAAGG comes from the Pseudodesulfovibrio piezophilus C1TLV30 genome and includes:
- the lpxC gene encoding UDP-3-O-acyl-N-acetylglucosamine deacetylase, with amino-acid sequence MLQTTIHKSVRCTGIGLHSGKQVELVLRPAAEDTGILFSLRNDSGSTFLTPAPSLVVETGLATVLGDGRETVATVEHLLASVSGMGIDNIHIEVTGKELPIMDGSAASFVYLLKQAGKRQLGKPRNVLAIKKPVDFEQDGKFIKARPHDGFCVNYTIEFAHPLIGTQQLEFDLTPENFVAEIAKARTFGFLKEVDYLHANGLALGGSLDNAIVLDEYGVLNAEGLRYKDEFVRHKLLDFVGDMAILGAPLQGAFEVFASGHAMNNAFLRHLDSNRSLYLEAKSLAAPSSSEDAVHEETLEPAFVTV
- a CDS encoding flagellar basal body-associated FliL family protein, yielding MVLLVPDDSEDLAEEVFGTSDDSGQPKAQLDDGEASKATQKVDLDLDDAPFLEDEEEEEDELAFSEEETPLLEEKKKSGFDFKSLLKNKMVLAFGGIILLLIVVIIILLFRSPEETESPPPPPPQVEEPVQQEIIPEEVVEETPEILIRLDPFLIEQRDKDNTIRFLEVRIVVSTLEDGLARQFKQETYTVRNALFYYLKNKDLQFLSDKNNSDKLKKELLAIINQYMGFGQFDTLLFEQYLVR